From Vigna unguiculata cultivar IT97K-499-35 chromosome 5, ASM411807v1, whole genome shotgun sequence, the proteins below share one genomic window:
- the LOC114183091 gene encoding probable NOT transcription complex subunit VIP2 isoform X5, translating to MSSLLNSSLNGSASNLPEGAAGRSFATSFSGQSGVASPVFHHSGSIQGLHNIHGSYNVPNIPSSLTSRNSTLNSVPTGGGVQQPSASLSSGRFASNNLPVALSQLSHGSSHGHSGVNSRGGLGVSPILGNAGPRITSSMGNMVGAGNIGRISSGGLSVPGLASRINLGGNAGSGGLGVQGQNRLISGVLPQGSPQVISMLGNSYPSAGGPLSQSHVQTVNNLNSMGMLNDVNSGDSSPFDINDFPQLSTHPSSAGGPQGQLGSLRKQGIGVSPIVQQNQEFSIQKEDFPALPGFKGGNADFAMDMYQKEQLHDNAVSMMQSQHFSMGRSSGFSLGGSYPSHRTQQHTPSVSSNGVSFSSVNNQDLLHLHGTDMFPSSHSTYHSQTSGPPGIGLRPLNSPNTGMGSYDQLIQQYQQQQNQSQFRLQQMSAANQSFRDQGMKSMQSAQSSQDPFGALGLFSVVHISDPDLKYLAHGIDLTTLGLNLNSSENLYKTFRSPWSDEPAKGDPEFSVLQCYYAKQPPALHQGYFLKFSVETLFYIFYSMPKDEAQLYAANELYKRGWFYHKEHRFWFIRVANMEPLVKTNTYERGSYHCFDPNTFETVRKDNFVLHYELVEKRPSLPQR from the exons ATGTCGAGCTTACTTAAT TCTTCTCTGAACGGGTCTGCTTCAAATCTTCCAGAAGGTGCTGCTGGGCGTTCCTTTGCTACGTCATTTTCTGGTCAGTCTGGTGTAGCCTCCCCAGTTTTTCATCACTCTG GTTCTATTCAGGGATTGCACAACATTCATGGGAGCTATAATGTACCCAATATACCCAGTTCACTTACATCAAGAAACTCAACGTTAAATAGTGTTCCAACTGGGGGAGGAGTTCAACAACCTTCAGCAAGCCTTTCAAGTGGAAGATTTGCATCAAATAATCTACCCGTTGCTCTGTCACAG CTATCTCATGGAAGCTCCCATGGACATTCAGGAGTCAACAGTAGAGGAG GATTGGGAGTATCCCCAATTTTGGGAAATGCAGGTCCTCGAATCACTAGTTCGATGGGAAACATGGTTGGTGCGGGGAACATTGGGAGGATAAGCTCTGGAGGATTGTCTGTTCCTGGCCTCGCTTCTCGGATAAATTTAGGTGGAAATGCTGGATCTGGTGGTTTAGGTGTACAAGGACAGAATCGATTGATAAGTGGTGTTCTTCCACAAG GATCTCCACAGGTAATTTCAATGCTAGGAAATTCCTATCCTAGTGCTGGAGGTCCACTTTCTCAAAGTCATGTTCAAACAGTAAATAACTTGAACTCTATGGGGATGCTGAATGATGTGAATTCCGGTGACAGTTCACCTTTTGATATCAATGACTTCCCTCAACTGAGCACTCATCCTAGTTCTGCTGGTGGTCCTCAAGGACAGTTGG GTTCTTTACGAAAACAGGGTATTGGAGTTAGTCCCATTGTCCAACAAAACCAAGAGTTTAGTATTCAAAAGGAAGACTTCCCAGCTTTACCAGGATTCAAAG GTGGTAATGCAGATTTTGCAATGGATATGTACCAGAAAGAACAACTTCATGATAACGCCGTGTCAATGATGCAATCTCAGCATTTCTCT ATGGGGCGATCTTCTGGTTTCAGTTTGGGGGGATCATATCCATCACATCGTACACAGCAGCATACCCCTTCAGTCAGTAGTAATGGTGTCTCCTTTTCATCTGTAAACAATCAAGACCTTCTCCATTTGCATGGAACAGATATGTTTCCATCTTCACACTCAACTTATCATTCCCAG ACCAGTGGACCTCCTGGCATTGGACTAAGGCCTTTAAATTCTCCAAATACGGGTATGGGTTCATATGACCAGCTTATTCAGCAGTATCAACAGCAGCAGAACCAGTCGCAATTCCGCCTTCAGCAAATGTCAGCTGCAAACCAGTCTTTTAGGGATCAGGGCATGAAGTCCATGCAAAGTGCGCAATCTAGTCAAGATCCATTTGGTGCACTTGGCTTGTTCAGTGTAGTCCATATAAGTGATCCTGACCTGAAATATCTTGCTCATGGGATTGATCTCACAACGCTTGGGCTGAATTTGAATTCATCAGAAAATCTTTACAAGACTTTTCGATCACCATGGTCTGATGAACCGGCCAAGGGTGATCCAGAGTTCAGTGTGCTACAATGTTATTATGCTAAACAGCCGCCTGCCCTACAT CAAGGttattttttgaagttttcGGTGGAAACattgttttacatattttacaG CATGCCCAAAGATGAAGCACAACTATATGCAGCAAATGAACT TTACAAACGAGGTTGGTTTTATCATAAAGAACACCGTTTTTGGTTTATAAGAGTTGCCAACATGGAGCCGCTTGTCAAAACAAATACATACGAGAGAGGATCTTACCATTGTTTTGATCCAAATACCTTTGAGACAGTCCGGAAG GATAATTTTGTTCTTCATTATGAATTGGTGGAAAAGAGACCGTCTTTACCTCAACGTTAA
- the LOC114183091 gene encoding probable NOT transcription complex subunit VIP2 isoform X4 has protein sequence MSSLLNSSLNGSASNLPEGAAGRSFATSFSGQSGVASPVFHHSGSIQGLHNIHGSYNVPNIPSSLTSRNSTLNSVPTGGGVQQPSASLSSGRFASNNLPVALSQLSHGSSHGHSGVNSRGGLGVSPILGNAGPRITSSMGNMVGAGNIGRISSGGLSVPGLASRINLGGNAGSGGLGVQGQNRLISGVLPQGSPQVISMLGNSYPSAGGPLSQSHVQTVNNLNSMGMLNDVNSGDSSPFDINDFPQLSTHPSSAGGPQGQLGSLRKQGIGVSPIVQQNQEFSIQKEDFPALPGFKGGNADFAMDMYQKEQLHDNAVSMMQSQHFSQMGRSSGFSLGGSYPSHRTQQHTPSVSSNGVSFSSVNNQDLLHLHGTDMFPSSHSTYHSQTSGPPGIGLRPLNSPNTGMGSYDQLIQQYQQQQNQSQFRLQQMSAANQSFRDQGMKSMQSAQSSQDPFGALGLFSVVHISDPDLKYLAHGIDLTTLGLNLNSSENLYKTFRSPWSDEPAKGDPEFSVLQCYYAKQPPALHQGYFLKFSVETLFYIFYSMPKDEAQLYAANELYKRGWFYHKEHRFWFIRVANMEPLVKTNTYERGSYHCFDPNTFETVRKDNFVLHYELVEKRPSLPQR, from the exons ATGTCGAGCTTACTTAAT TCTTCTCTGAACGGGTCTGCTTCAAATCTTCCAGAAGGTGCTGCTGGGCGTTCCTTTGCTACGTCATTTTCTGGTCAGTCTGGTGTAGCCTCCCCAGTTTTTCATCACTCTG GTTCTATTCAGGGATTGCACAACATTCATGGGAGCTATAATGTACCCAATATACCCAGTTCACTTACATCAAGAAACTCAACGTTAAATAGTGTTCCAACTGGGGGAGGAGTTCAACAACCTTCAGCAAGCCTTTCAAGTGGAAGATTTGCATCAAATAATCTACCCGTTGCTCTGTCACAG CTATCTCATGGAAGCTCCCATGGACATTCAGGAGTCAACAGTAGAGGAG GATTGGGAGTATCCCCAATTTTGGGAAATGCAGGTCCTCGAATCACTAGTTCGATGGGAAACATGGTTGGTGCGGGGAACATTGGGAGGATAAGCTCTGGAGGATTGTCTGTTCCTGGCCTCGCTTCTCGGATAAATTTAGGTGGAAATGCTGGATCTGGTGGTTTAGGTGTACAAGGACAGAATCGATTGATAAGTGGTGTTCTTCCACAAG GATCTCCACAGGTAATTTCAATGCTAGGAAATTCCTATCCTAGTGCTGGAGGTCCACTTTCTCAAAGTCATGTTCAAACAGTAAATAACTTGAACTCTATGGGGATGCTGAATGATGTGAATTCCGGTGACAGTTCACCTTTTGATATCAATGACTTCCCTCAACTGAGCACTCATCCTAGTTCTGCTGGTGGTCCTCAAGGACAGTTGG GTTCTTTACGAAAACAGGGTATTGGAGTTAGTCCCATTGTCCAACAAAACCAAGAGTTTAGTATTCAAAAGGAAGACTTCCCAGCTTTACCAGGATTCAAAG GTGGTAATGCAGATTTTGCAATGGATATGTACCAGAAAGAACAACTTCATGATAACGCCGTGTCAATGATGCAATCTCAGCATTTCTCT CAGATGGGGCGATCTTCTGGTTTCAGTTTGGGGGGATCATATCCATCACATCGTACACAGCAGCATACCCCTTCAGTCAGTAGTAATGGTGTCTCCTTTTCATCTGTAAACAATCAAGACCTTCTCCATTTGCATGGAACAGATATGTTTCCATCTTCACACTCAACTTATCATTCCCAG ACCAGTGGACCTCCTGGCATTGGACTAAGGCCTTTAAATTCTCCAAATACGGGTATGGGTTCATATGACCAGCTTATTCAGCAGTATCAACAGCAGCAGAACCAGTCGCAATTCCGCCTTCAGCAAATGTCAGCTGCAAACCAGTCTTTTAGGGATCAGGGCATGAAGTCCATGCAAAGTGCGCAATCTAGTCAAGATCCATTTGGTGCACTTGGCTTGTTCAGTGTAGTCCATATAAGTGATCCTGACCTGAAATATCTTGCTCATGGGATTGATCTCACAACGCTTGGGCTGAATTTGAATTCATCAGAAAATCTTTACAAGACTTTTCGATCACCATGGTCTGATGAACCGGCCAAGGGTGATCCAGAGTTCAGTGTGCTACAATGTTATTATGCTAAACAGCCGCCTGCCCTACAT CAAGGttattttttgaagttttcGGTGGAAACattgttttacatattttacaG CATGCCCAAAGATGAAGCACAACTATATGCAGCAAATGAACT TTACAAACGAGGTTGGTTTTATCATAAAGAACACCGTTTTTGGTTTATAAGAGTTGCCAACATGGAGCCGCTTGTCAAAACAAATACATACGAGAGAGGATCTTACCATTGTTTTGATCCAAATACCTTTGAGACAGTCCGGAAG GATAATTTTGTTCTTCATTATGAATTGGTGGAAAAGAGACCGTCTTTACCTCAACGTTAA
- the LOC114183091 gene encoding probable NOT transcription complex subunit VIP2 isoform X8, translating into MGNMVGAGNIGRISSGGLSVPGLASRINLGGNAGSGGLGVQGQNRLISGVLPQGSPQVISMLGNSYPSAGGPLSQSHVQTVNNLNSMGMLNDVNSGDSSPFDINDFPQLSTHPSSAGGPQGQLGSLRKQGIGVSPIVQQNQEFSIQKEDFPALPGFKGGNADFAMDMYQKEQLHDNAVSMMQSQHFSQMGRSSGFSLGGSYPSHRTQQHTPSVSSNGVSFSSVNNQDLLHLHGTDMFPSSHSTYHSQTSGPPGIGLRPLNSPNTGMGSYDQLIQQYQQQQNQSQFRLQQMSAANQSFRDQGMKSMQSAQSSQDPFGALGLFSVVHISDPDLKYLAHGIDLTTLGLNLNSSENLYKTFRSPWSDEPAKGDPEFSVLQCYYAKQPPALHQGYFLKFSVETLFYIFYSMPKDEAQLYAANELYKRGWFYHKEHRFWFIRVANMEPLVKTNTYERGSYHCFDPNTFETVRKDNFVLHYELVEKRPSLPQR; encoded by the exons ATGGGAAACATGGTTGGTGCGGGGAACATTGGGAGGATAAGCTCTGGAGGATTGTCTGTTCCTGGCCTCGCTTCTCGGATAAATTTAGGTGGAAATGCTGGATCTGGTGGTTTAGGTGTACAAGGACAGAATCGATTGATAAGTGGTGTTCTTCCACAAG GATCTCCACAGGTAATTTCAATGCTAGGAAATTCCTATCCTAGTGCTGGAGGTCCACTTTCTCAAAGTCATGTTCAAACAGTAAATAACTTGAACTCTATGGGGATGCTGAATGATGTGAATTCCGGTGACAGTTCACCTTTTGATATCAATGACTTCCCTCAACTGAGCACTCATCCTAGTTCTGCTGGTGGTCCTCAAGGACAGTTGG GTTCTTTACGAAAACAGGGTATTGGAGTTAGTCCCATTGTCCAACAAAACCAAGAGTTTAGTATTCAAAAGGAAGACTTCCCAGCTTTACCAGGATTCAAAG GTGGTAATGCAGATTTTGCAATGGATATGTACCAGAAAGAACAACTTCATGATAACGCCGTGTCAATGATGCAATCTCAGCATTTCTCT CAGATGGGGCGATCTTCTGGTTTCAGTTTGGGGGGATCATATCCATCACATCGTACACAGCAGCATACCCCTTCAGTCAGTAGTAATGGTGTCTCCTTTTCATCTGTAAACAATCAAGACCTTCTCCATTTGCATGGAACAGATATGTTTCCATCTTCACACTCAACTTATCATTCCCAG ACCAGTGGACCTCCTGGCATTGGACTAAGGCCTTTAAATTCTCCAAATACGGGTATGGGTTCATATGACCAGCTTATTCAGCAGTATCAACAGCAGCAGAACCAGTCGCAATTCCGCCTTCAGCAAATGTCAGCTGCAAACCAGTCTTTTAGGGATCAGGGCATGAAGTCCATGCAAAGTGCGCAATCTAGTCAAGATCCATTTGGTGCACTTGGCTTGTTCAGTGTAGTCCATATAAGTGATCCTGACCTGAAATATCTTGCTCATGGGATTGATCTCACAACGCTTGGGCTGAATTTGAATTCATCAGAAAATCTTTACAAGACTTTTCGATCACCATGGTCTGATGAACCGGCCAAGGGTGATCCAGAGTTCAGTGTGCTACAATGTTATTATGCTAAACAGCCGCCTGCCCTACAT CAAGGttattttttgaagttttcGGTGGAAACattgttttacatattttacaG CATGCCCAAAGATGAAGCACAACTATATGCAGCAAATGAACT TTACAAACGAGGTTGGTTTTATCATAAAGAACACCGTTTTTGGTTTATAAGAGTTGCCAACATGGAGCCGCTTGTCAAAACAAATACATACGAGAGAGGATCTTACCATTGTTTTGATCCAAATACCTTTGAGACAGTCCGGAAG GATAATTTTGTTCTTCATTATGAATTGGTGGAAAAGAGACCGTCTTTACCTCAACGTTAA